CCAACGAAATTAATTTCACTATACCTCAATCGGTATTAGATAGAGCAAAATAATTAATAGTTTAGGATAACTTGATGAATAGTTTTTTACAATCAATTATTGGCGGCGCCAATCAAGGCATATTATGGGCATTGTTGGCGCTTGGTGTTTTTATATCCTACAGAATACTTGACTTTGCAGACTTGACTACTGAAGGTAGTTTTACATTAGGTGGAGCAATGGTAGCCACGCTCATAGCGTCGGGATTAGAACCTATATTATCTACTTTTATTGCATTTTTGGCAGGTATGCTTGCAGGTCTTTGTACAGGTTTGATCAATACCAAACTCAAAATTCCGCCTATTTTAGCTGGTATTTTGACAATGATAGCTTTATATTCTATTAATATTAGAATAATGGGCGGATCTTCTAATAAAAATATATTGAGATTTGACACAGTCATAACATATTTTCAAAAGATTTTTAATATCTCAAAGCTATATGCTACAACAATCATTGGAGTTTTGGTTGTGGCTATTATTATAGCAATTTTATATTGGTTTTTCGGAACAGAAAAAGGCAGTGCAATAAGAGCAACAGGAAATAACGAAAAGATGTGCAGAGCTTTGGGTATCAATACTGATAATACCAAAATTTTGGCACTTATGATAAGTAACGGGTTGATAGCGTTGTCAGGTGCAATGGTTGCTCAACAACAAAATTATGCAGATGTCAATATGGGTATAGGTGCTATTGTCATAGGTCTTGCTTCTGTTATCATTGGCGAAACCTTTATGAGCCAAAAATTCCCATTCTGGCTAAAGCTGACTTTTATTGCTTTAGGCAGCGTCTTATATAGAGTTTTAGTAACTATAGTAATCAACGCTAATTTCTTTGAAGCGTCAGATTTGAAACTATTGACTGCGATTATAGTTGTTTTAGCGTTGGCTTTGCCCAAGCTCAAAACAGCTTATAGCAATCGTCATAAAAAATGTCATAAATCAGCCCAAAATTTTATGACCAATAATAAGGAATAATTATGCTGAAAATTCAAAATGTTTACAAGACCTTTAATCAAGGAACAATAAATGAAAAGCAAGCACTAAAAGGAATTAATCTCAATATTAATGACGGAGATTTTATAACAGTTATAGGCGGTAACGGTGCTGGCAAGTCTACTTTGCTT
Above is a genomic segment from Clostridia bacterium containing:
- a CDS encoding ABC transporter permease, coding for MNSFLQSIIGGANQGILWALLALGVFISYRILDFADLTTEGSFTLGGAMVATLIASGLEPILSTFIAFLAGMLAGLCTGLINTKLKIPPILAGILTMIALYSINIRIMGGSSNKNILRFDTVITYFQKIFNISKLYATTIIGVLVVAIIIAILYWFFGTEKGSAIRATGNNEKMCRALGINTDNTKILALMISNGLIALSGAMVAQQQNYADVNMGIGAIVIGLASVIIGETFMSQKFPFWLKLTFIALGSVLYRVLVTIVINANFFEASDLKLLTAIIVVLALALPKLKTAYSNRHKKCHKSAQNFMTNNKE